ATGCCGACTTCGGCTTCGCGGCTGAAGGTTTCTGCGTAGTGCATGTTTTGAGTGAAGATACAAGCGCCGTTACCGAACTCTGAACTGCTGATGAGGTTCAAAGCGTCATCCATGTCAGCTACTTTAACGATGGATACAAGCGGGCCGAATACTTCTGTAGAGAACACAGGGTTACAAGGTGTTACACCTTTGAGCACTGTAGGGCCTACATAGAAGCCATTTTTATCTTTTTCCGGCACTTCTGGATTACGTCCATCGAGAAGCAGGGAACAACCGCCGCCGTGCTCGAGTGCGATATCAACGTATTTTTCAACGTTTTCTTTTGCAGCTTTGCTGATGAGTGGACCCATGTAGACGCCGTCGTCCATAGCGTTACCCACAACAACTTTTTTGGAAGCTTCCAGAATGCGTTCACACACTTCGTCGTAAACTTCAGGAACAACACCGATGATGGAACCTGCGAGACAACGCTGGCCAGCGGAGCCGTAGCAGGAGTTGATGAAGTTATCGATGAAGATATCCATGTCGGTATCTTCCATAACGAGCAGCATGTTTTTAGCGCCGCCAAGCAGCATGGAACGTTTTGCATTGCCACCGGCTGCTTTAGCCATTGCTTTTGCAGTCGGTGTGGAGCCTACGAGGCAAACACCGGCAACGCGTGGATCTTCATACCAAGGTGCTGCAACGGTGCGGCTACCATAGATTACGTTAACAACGCCTGCTGGGAGTTTCATTTCCATGAAAATCTCAATCATCTTTTGTAAGAAGAGTGGAGATTGTGTTGATGGCTTGTAAATAAAGGTGTTACCGGTTGCGATTGCAACAGGGATAAACCAGCCAAATACAAGCGCAGGGAAGTTAAACGGCGCAACGCCGCCAAATACGCCTAACGGTTTTTTAACAACTTTGCCGTTGATGTTCATAGCAATGTTGTCGAGGGTGTCACCCTGAAGAAGGGTCGGTACGCTTGCTGTCGCTTCAAGAATTTCGATAACACGGCGAACTTCGCCGCGTGCTTCAGAAATATGCTTCGCCTGATCAATTGCGATAGAGTATGCAAGAGCTTCCTGCTCACGTTCCATCAATTCACGCATTTTGAAGATGTACGCCATGCGTTTTGCAATCGGGGTATTCTTCCAGGTTTTAAAAGCTTCAGCAGCAGTATCGATAGCAGTTTGTGCGAGTGCATCGCTGCCCATTGGAACTTCGCCGATTACTTCACCGTTGGACGGGTTGTATAGCGGAGTAAATTCTGTTCCTTCTTCCTGAAGCCATTCACCGTTTATATAATGCTTGATGGTGTAAAATTCGTTTGCCATGAGAGAGACTCCTTGATGTCCTAATCAGGCGCATCCGCACCTATTTTTATGATTCAATTAAACACTCAGCCTTATATGTAAGGCGCGATATCCATGATCATTATTATGGGAAACGGCAGGAGCTTCATCCCATAATGATGCCCGTATGCCGCTCCCGAAGATATATGCTGAAATCACTTCTCTAAAAGCAAAGTTGAGACCAACTTTGCCCCTTTCGTTATATTTGCATTAAAAACAAGTGTTTATGAAGTATGTTGTGTTTGCGTTGCAAGGTGGCTCTTTTTATCTACCTGTCGTATGGGGCAAGGAAGCCCCTTGAAAAATGGGACTCCGCTGCTAAGCCACGGATTCTAATAACGTGTGGCGGGGCATATTTGCCCCTCGAAAAACATTTTTGAAGATGTGTCGTATACATGGGAATCACGGCGGGGCAAAAAAGCCACATGGCGCTTGGCTGCGCTTGCAAAGGATAGTGAAATGGAGCCAAAGAGAGTGAGTTTTTCACGGTGGGTGAAGGATTTAATGAATAAATTCAGTAGGCATTGAAGAATAATGGTTGGTGTGATCTTTGCTTTACTTTGTATGGTTCAATTGAATCAATTTACTAAGCAGGAGACACTATGAAGACTTTCTTTTTCTTTGGAGATTCGCTGACCTTAGGTGTGAACGACAAAAGCATGTTGGGTTGGACAGGGCGCTTTGCCTCTACTTTAGGGCTGCCAGTGCCACCAACAACCTTCTACAATCTGGGAGTGCGAAAACACACCAGTCAGGCCATTGTTTCACGGTGGAAAGATGAAGTGCAGCTCAGAGCACTCCCTGAAGCTGATGTGCGTATGATGTTTTGCTTTGGTGTTGTTGATATGGCGGCTCCGCAAGGCAAGACAATTATTCCACTCGGGCAGTCTGTAGCGAATCTTGAAACATTGTTGGAAGACGTTACCACCATGCACCTTGCGAAAAACGTACGTATTTTAAGTCCGTTTCCTGTAGTTCAGGCAGAACATTGCGGACGTGTTGAAGAACTGAATTCAGCGTATGCCGCGGTTTGTCGCAAGTATGGCGTGGAGTACGTGGATATTTTTTCTCATCTTGTGCGTAGCGACGCATACATGAATGATTTGAGTGATGGAATTCATCCGGGTGGAAGTGGCTGTGCGCTTATTGCGGCCTACTTACAGCAGGATGCATCTATTACAGACTGGATTCTGTAAGCGAAGGATAGAATGCCTTCGGCAGATACTGTTCGCCGTTTTTTCAGGATGCTTACAGAACGCTTGTTTGGCGAAGGCATTGTATTGATTGTAGGAGAAACAACATGCGGTTGCGGTATTTACTTATTCTTGGCGTAATCTTTCTTTTGATAGGGTTACATTTTACGTATCAGAAAGTACTGGAGCATCTTAATGATAGCGAAGCTGCGGTAGAAAAGATTATTGAGAATAAAGAATTCGTCTGGGCAAACTATTCAGACGAAGAACGTGACTGGTTGTCCAAAAACTACACTGTAAATGTTGGTGTGGATAAAAACTTCTTTCCCATAGAAGGGCTGGACGACAAAGGGCGTTATACCGGAGTTGCCAGCGACTACTTGCGTATTCTCGAAAAATTGACCGGACTTAGTTTCAATATCTCAGTTGCCGGAGACTGGCCCAGCGTCCTTGCCGAAGTTAAGGCTGGCAAACTTGATATGCTTGCAGCCCTTGCCCAGAGCCCCAGTCGTTCTAAGTTTCTTACCTTTACCGAACCATATATTGCCATGCCGGGTATCATTGTTGTGCAACGCGGCAGTGGTGAAGATTTGACGCTGTCCGACCTTAAGGGAAAGACAGTTGCGGTAGTGAAGCGGTATGTCTGGCACGATTATCTGGAAGAATTCAATAAAGATATTAAGCTTGATGTGGTTGAAGACAGTCAGGAAGGGTTGCAGCACGTTTCCTTCGGACAGGCAGATGCTATGGTTGATTTTCAGTTCAGCATCACGCACAAAATTAAGCAGAGCGGCATTCTTAACTTGCAGGTGGGCGGCGGTGTTGCCTTAAATTCCGGCATTACAATGGGAGTTCGGAAAGATCTTCAAATTTTGCGCGATATTTTAAATAAAGCCTTGAAGCGCATTACGCCGGAAGAACAAAACGCAATCACGGGCAAGTGGGTTAAAGTTACTGAAAACAGTGCCATGTCAAACAGTGCAATTGCTGTTATGATTGCTTGTTTTTTAAGTTTAATGGTTGCCACGTGCTTTACGTTGCTATGGAATATTTCCCTTAAACGAATTGTGGAGCAACAGACGTTTGAACTGAATCGGGAACTCACGAAGCGGGACAGTGTAGAAGCTGCTCTTCGAAAAAGTGAAGAACGGTACCGGCGTATTTTTGAGAATATTCAGGATGTGTATTTTCAGGCAACGCTGGATGGAAAAATTCTGGAGATAAGCCCTTCAGTGCAGCGCGTTTTTGGGTGCACTCCTGAGGAAGCGCAACGTCTTTTTGTCTCCGATTTCATTGAACAGCCCGTGCTGGAAGACATGTGGGCTGTGCTGCGTAAAGAAGGTGAGCTAGAAGATTATGCCTTCGTATTTCAATCGTCAGAAGAGCAGCTTTGTTGTTCTGTGACAGGTAAATATTTACGTAATAGCTTTGGCGAACCAATGGAATTTGTGGGTTCAGTCCGAAACGTTACCACACGGATGCAGTACGAGGAGATGCTCAGTAAGGCGAATCTTGAGCTTGAGTCACGTGTTGAAGAACGAACCCGGGATCTGCAAAGTATGAACGAAGAATTGCAACGCTCTAAAGAAGATGCAGACGCAGCAACAAAAGCAAAAAGCCAGTTCCTTACCAGTATCAGCCATGAGCTGCGTACTCCGCTTCATGCCATTATCGCATTTACAGAACACGTTCGGTCGCTGGAATCCTCATCAGTCGTGCGTAAATATTTGCGCAATATTCTTGATTCGTCTTTCACTCTGTTGGACATCATTAATGACCTGCTGGACTTTTCCAAAATTGAAGCAGGACATGTGGTGCTGGAACGCGTGCCGTTTATGCTTGATCACTGCGTACAGCGGGTTTGTAACCTTGTCTTGGCGCGTGCAGCTGCGCAGGATTTAGAATTTATTGTTGATCTGCCGCCAACGGTTCCGGCAAAACTGATCGGTGATTCTGGAAAGTTACAGCAGATTATTTTGAATATAGCCAGTAACGCTCTCAAGTTCACCCCTTCCGGCGGTACGATTACACTGTCATTCGATTACCATATGAAAGGTGAGCAGGAAATTTGGTTGCGTTGCTATGTGCAGGATACAGGCATCGGCATTCCGGAGGATTCCCTTGATCAGCTGTTTGTTCCGTTCCAGCAGCTTTCTGGAAACGACTTGTACAGCTATGGCGGAACAGGGCTGGGGCTGAGTATTTGCAAACGGTTTGTGGAAAGCATGGGCGGTGAAATTCGAGTAGAATCTGAGGAAGGCAAGGGGACGCTGTTTGTGTTCTCCGTTCCTGTCTTGCTCCAAAAAGACGCGATGGAACAACCACCTGTTCCAGAAGAACTTGCAGACCTTACCGCGTTGCTTGTTACAAAATCCGAACGTTCCGGCATGGCCATGAAACGCCATTTCAACTTTGCTTCTGTTGATGCAGAGATAGCATACGGCGTTGATGCCGCCATACAGCGCTTGGAGTCTGACGCTCCTAAGCCGGATGTTATTTGTATCGGACATAATATTGCTGCATCCGAGAGACCGGAACGGTTGTTCAGTTCCGGCACAAATGACGACATTCCAGTGCTGATGCTGGCAGCAAAGAATGACAAACTTTCCCTTTCAAAACGATCACTTCCCAAACAGGTACATTTATTCACCGAGATATTAACACATAGAATGTTGCAACATGCTCTGTGTAATATTTTTGGAGCAGAACCTCTTGTGCCGTTGGAAGTTGCAACGCCGTTTACCGAGCATTCCGATCAGAGTGCATTTAAGGGTGTAGATGTTCTTATTGCAGAGGATACCCAGACCAACCGCGATATCTTAAAGCTTTTGCTAGATCCTACGGGAGCTGATCTGACCTTTGTGGCGAACGGGTACGATGCCGTGGAAGCTGTGCGTGAGAATACATATGATGTCATTCTGATGGATGTGCAGATGCCTCGGATGGACGGTTGTGAGGCCGCTACCGCCATCCGTAATGAGCTCGGCATCACAGATATTCCGATAGTTGCGTTGACGGCACATGCCATTAAGGGAAGCCGCCAACGTATGCAAAAGGCCGGTATGGAGTTCTTCCTGACAAAACCATTCGGGAAAGATTCTTTGTATTCGGTTATGACCGCTGCGCTCGGGAATTCCAGTATTGGCGATAACTATGTTGCCTCTCCTGAGGCACCTCTTTCATGTCTTATTTTACCGTCATCTATAGATAGTGAGGTGGTTAGCCGTCTCGGGCTTCCACAGGTTGAGTATGATGTGCTTCTGAAGCAGTTTGCCAAAGAGCATGGAAATTCTGTCAGCATGATGCACAGCGCACGAATTGAACATGACTACAACAGGCTGGAAAGTGAAGCCCACGCGTTGACAGGTGCGGCAGCCAATGTTGGAGCCGGTGAGTGTGCGGCATTAGCAAAAAGAATAGAATTACACGCGGGCGGGCTGACAAACGGCGTCGGTAATTCGTCAGCAGTAGATGAATTGTTGGCGACGCTTGAGCGGGAATTACAATTTGTTGTAGAAGAAATTCACACCATGATTCCTGATAAAGAAACACCTGAAGAACGCACAGATGTAGCAGATATATTGAATGATGCTGACCAGGCCCTGATTATGGAACTAGCAAGCGCTTTGGAGCTAACCAATCCGTTAAAAATAGAAGAGTTGCTTCCACAGGTAGAGCCTTTGCTGCCATCCTGTGATTTTGCGACGTTGGATGCGTTAGTAATGGATTATGAATACGATAAAGCACACTTGTATTTATTGCAGTGTGAACAGGCAAAAGTACATGGATAGAGATGGTACTATGAAAGATAAACCAATTATTCTGGTGGTTGATGATAACCCTATTAATTTGCGGGTGCTGGTAAAAAATCTCCAGACAGAATACGATTTGCTGGTTTCAAAAACTGGTGAATCCGCTTTGAAAAACGCGTTTAAGCATTCACCAGACATCATTTTGTTGGATATTATGCTGCCTGATATGGACGGTTTCACCGTTTGCG
This sequence is a window from Halodesulfovibrio sp. MK-HDV. Protein-coding genes within it:
- a CDS encoding aldehyde dehydrogenase family protein, giving the protein MANEFYTIKHYINGEWLQEEGTEFTPLYNPSNGEVIGEVPMGSDALAQTAIDTAAEAFKTWKNTPIAKRMAYIFKMRELMEREQEALAYSIAIDQAKHISEARGEVRRVIEILEATASVPTLLQGDTLDNIAMNINGKVVKKPLGVFGGVAPFNFPALVFGWFIPVAIATGNTFIYKPSTQSPLFLQKMIEIFMEMKLPAGVVNVIYGSRTVAAPWYEDPRVAGVCLVGSTPTAKAMAKAAGGNAKRSMLLGGAKNMLLVMEDTDMDIFIDNFINSCYGSAGQRCLAGSIIGVVPEVYDEVCERILEASKKVVVGNAMDDGVYMGPLISKAAKENVEKYVDIALEHGGGCSLLLDGRNPEVPEKDKNGFYVGPTVLKGVTPCNPVFSTEVFGPLVSIVKVADMDDALNLISSSEFGNGACIFTQNMHYAETFSREAEVGMIGVNVGICAPHPYLPFGGIKGSLIGTDKVQGKDAVDFYTQNKVVTVRTYHPDPEVRAGKAKPASSNVRSCVAS
- a CDS encoding ATP-binding protein, producing the protein MRLRYLLILGVIFLLIGLHFTYQKVLEHLNDSEAAVEKIIENKEFVWANYSDEERDWLSKNYTVNVGVDKNFFPIEGLDDKGRYTGVASDYLRILEKLTGLSFNISVAGDWPSVLAEVKAGKLDMLAALAQSPSRSKFLTFTEPYIAMPGIIVVQRGSGEDLTLSDLKGKTVAVVKRYVWHDYLEEFNKDIKLDVVEDSQEGLQHVSFGQADAMVDFQFSITHKIKQSGILNLQVGGGVALNSGITMGVRKDLQILRDILNKALKRITPEEQNAITGKWVKVTENSAMSNSAIAVMIACFLSLMVATCFTLLWNISLKRIVEQQTFELNRELTKRDSVEAALRKSEERYRRIFENIQDVYFQATLDGKILEISPSVQRVFGCTPEEAQRLFVSDFIEQPVLEDMWAVLRKEGELEDYAFVFQSSEEQLCCSVTGKYLRNSFGEPMEFVGSVRNVTTRMQYEEMLSKANLELESRVEERTRDLQSMNEELQRSKEDADAATKAKSQFLTSISHELRTPLHAIIAFTEHVRSLESSSVVRKYLRNILDSSFTLLDIINDLLDFSKIEAGHVVLERVPFMLDHCVQRVCNLVLARAAAQDLEFIVDLPPTVPAKLIGDSGKLQQIILNIASNALKFTPSGGTITLSFDYHMKGEQEIWLRCYVQDTGIGIPEDSLDQLFVPFQQLSGNDLYSYGGTGLGLSICKRFVESMGGEIRVESEEGKGTLFVFSVPVLLQKDAMEQPPVPEELADLTALLVTKSERSGMAMKRHFNFASVDAEIAYGVDAAIQRLESDAPKPDVICIGHNIAASERPERLFSSGTNDDIPVLMLAAKNDKLSLSKRSLPKQVHLFTEILTHRMLQHALCNIFGAEPLVPLEVATPFTEHSDQSAFKGVDVLIAEDTQTNRDILKLLLDPTGADLTFVANGYDAVEAVRENTYDVILMDVQMPRMDGCEAATAIRNELGITDIPIVALTAHAIKGSRQRMQKAGMEFFLTKPFGKDSLYSVMTAALGNSSIGDNYVASPEAPLSCLILPSSIDSEVVSRLGLPQVEYDVLLKQFAKEHGNSVSMMHSARIEHDYNRLESEAHALTGAAANVGAGECAALAKRIELHAGGLTNGVGNSSAVDELLATLERELQFVVEEIHTMIPDKETPEERTDVADILNDADQALIMELASALELTNPLKIEELLPQVEPLLPSCDFATLDALVMDYEYDKAHLYLLQCEQAKVHG
- a CDS encoding GDSL-type esterase/lipase family protein, whose amino-acid sequence is MKTFFFFGDSLTLGVNDKSMLGWTGRFASTLGLPVPPTTFYNLGVRKHTSQAIVSRWKDEVQLRALPEADVRMMFCFGVVDMAAPQGKTIIPLGQSVANLETLLEDVTTMHLAKNVRILSPFPVVQAEHCGRVEELNSAYAAVCRKYGVEYVDIFSHLVRSDAYMNDLSDGIHPGGSGCALIAAYLQQDASITDWIL